DNA sequence from the Chiloscyllium punctatum isolate Juve2018m chromosome 47, sChiPun1.3, whole genome shotgun sequence genome:
TGATCCCtatctctcatcctctctctctcctacacttgtctctcagtaactctctctccactctctctctcgcactctatCTTTCTCGtgctctccctcttgctctctcactcaccctcactccttcTCCACTTTCTCTTTCTTGCTCTCCCCTGCGCGCTCTGGCATTCTCAGAGGATGTTGTCAGAATATTCTTTCTGAATGGGAAGTAGATGCAGTGACTTCCAGTACTTGCAAATCAGACGTATTTAAATTGTCCATAAGCAAGGAGGGGAAAAGTTATCCAGCATCGGCATAGATTTTGAAATGATTAGCTCAGACATGAATGTACTGAACGGGGGGGAGTCTGTTGCAGCTGAGTGGACAACTTCTTCTGTTAATTCAATGCTCTTATGGTCATTGGTCCTTACATTTACTAGAATATGCATCTACAAAATAGTAGCATATCACATTTCAAACGCAAGGACATGGCTGAGATGCAGTTAGGAATAAGTATGACATTCATATTATTGTCGGTAAATCACTATAAGCTGCATTTAAATGGACTACGTATTAAGACATCCACAGATATTAAAATGCTGAAGCAATATTTAAACTTTATTGCATAAAGCAACCAAAATAATTCGTCTAGTGTAACCAAATTAAGCTTCACAATTCAAATTGGCTATGACACAATGAATGGTGAAATTTAGCCACGATTCCAGTCAGCAGCATTTGCCTCTGTGTGCCTCCAGTGTGCGATCTTCTACAGCAATGTTTTTTGAAGTTCTGCTGCTGAAGAAGTTGAATTCATCTtgcattttctctttttaaacTTATGGTGTGACATTATTTGTGACACTCCTGAGGCCACTCAGTGTGTCGTTGTCTTTCTTGCCAAAAGTGAAATTCAGCTTCTCACCACCTCGCTCCTGTTTCTTGTCACAGAAAGTGTCAGCTGTTTCTCTGAAAGACAACCATTCCTGCGATTACCTCGTTAAAGTCTTCTGCAGAGCAATCTTTTATTGTTCGGGCCAGTTTCCAAGTAGTTTGCTTATGCAGGTTGAAATCCTTCTCTTCCCAGAGATCGATAATATTTTTAATTCATTGTCCCTTTATTTCCAGAAAGAACTTATTCCACAAACAGTTGTTGTTGACATTTTTATCGAACCTGGAGTAATTATTAAAGTTCTGAAGTCTATATTGTCACAATTACCAATGTTATAATTAACAGAGATTTTTATCCCTACATtgcaggaagaggtcattcagcccgtcAAATCTGCACTATCCCTCCGAAAAGGCTCCTGATCAAACACATTTTTACATTCTATGTTCCCAATCATTCAGTTAGCATGGTTAACCCACCTGCCTAGCAAGTCCCTGGAAATTCTGGGCACTTTAAGATGGTCAATCCCCCTAGTTTGCACATTTTGGGGCAATGGGCAGAAACGGAACCACCTGATGTAAACCCATGTAGATGTGAGGAGAAcggacaaactccacacaggcagacacCTATGTAACTATCGTAATGTCAATCATTCCTTTTTAATAGAATCTCGACAGTGTGGCTGCAGGCTTTTTAACCTGACAAGTGCACACTGCTTTTTGAAGAGTATCCCAAACAGATACACTCCCCTACCCTTGAATCAATATGACACTCAACAATCTCTGATTGAGTTCTTCAGCCAAATTGATTGGTAATGAGACTTTTTTGAGGGTAGGTCGTTTGACATTTGAAAATTTGAGTGTTGCTGAAAAGAAATACGTTTAATCAAATCTTCCAATATTGAGTGCATCTGGGCTTACAGAGatacacaaaaaaaaaacaaaaatgacaGCACATGCATTGTTCCTATTACAGTTGAACAAATATTATCTGGTTCATTCTTCAGTGCAATGCTGGAGTAATCACAGTCAACTTGCCAGTATAAAAGTTGAATTaagcttggcagttaactgtctgTCATTTCTTTTAAAATGTCTATTGTCCATGGCAACCATGGCTAATGTCAGCCAGAGCCTGTTTGCCAAACTATCTGAACTCTCTTTACATGCGGCATGCAACAGTAAATTTCAAGTACATTGATATTTATTcagaacagatttttttttcatgcaCTATTATCAAACACGAAGAATGCACCATTAATTATATACCATCCTGTatccagattagattatattgctaacagtgtggaaacaggcccttcagcccaacaggtccacatcgGCCCTcagaagagcaatccacccagacccatttccctacatttaccctttcacctgacactatagggcaatttagcatggccaattcgcctaacctgcacatttttgaactttggcaggaaaccggagcaaacccacggtgacacagggagaatgtgcaaactccacacagacagttgcctgaggcgggaattgaacctgggtctctggcgctgtgaggcaactaaccactgtgccaccgtgccacccacagttATCAAGTATCGATAATCAAGTATGCTATATAACGCATGTACCATTTTCTGTTAATTATGTACCGCATTCTACCAATTAGCCAGAATTGATAACCAGGCATAAAGGATAAAGCATAACATATGCAGTAGCATATATAACCATGCACATTTTATGAGCAAGCATTGGTAATCAAGTACACTATATAAAACATGATGCATGCAAGGCCAGTTGTATATCATGCACGATTATCAAGCATTGATAATCAATTATGTTATGCAGAATATGAATGGTGCTCTATCAGTTATATGCCACGTAGTGTGGATTAGTGCGCATTCGTAATCAAGCATATAATGCAAAGTTAAAATTGCACACTTACAGGTCTATGCCAAGCATTATCTGTTATCAAGCATTGATAATCAAGCATGACAATTTAAATACCATTCTCTGTCTGTTGTCAAGTATGTTGCATAACATAAATCATGTTCTTTTGGTTATTTACTAGGCATATCCATTAATGAGCATTGATAATTAAGCGTGTAAAATAAAGCATGAAGTAGGCACTACCATTTATCTATTATGCACAATCTATTATCAGCCATTGGTAATAAAGTATCTTATACAAAACATAAAGCATACATTCTTAGTTATATATCATTAACTATTGATTAGCGAACATTGATTATCAAGCATATAAAAACCTCAAGCATGTATCATCAATTACATGACCGGCACATTTATCAAACATCGATAATCAATAATATAATATAAAGCACGAAGAATGCACTATCAGTTCAATAACGAGCACTTTCTATCATCACGCATTGTTACTCAAATATCTTATATGAAACATGGAGCATGTTATATCAGTCATATAATATGCACTATGATCAAGCATTGATAATCAAGCATGCAATATAAAAAATGATGCAAAATTATCAGTTACATGCCATGCACTAATGATTGCGAGAATTGTTAACCAATAATGTACTTTAAAAATTGAAGAATATACCATCTGTATGCGCCATGCACTATCTATTATCAAGCGTTTATAAACagttagctatcagcctctaATTGCTGATACAGGAAGGTTCTATGCCTCGTAAGAGCTGACCAAGTTTGGAGCAGTTGATGTTCCTTCTTTTGACTTTGAATGCGCCATTGCATGTGTCAACTGTCACCCTGATACCCTTGCTCCTTCTCGAAACAAGTTTAATCTTGATCCACTTCTTACTGCCTTTCTTTTCCCACTGCGGCGTGTCTTCAACTTCAAAGACCTCGGTGGGTGGAATCATGACTTCTTCTTCATGTTCCATGTCCGAAAATTCACGGATGAGCACTCCCAGCCTCGTCCTTATTTCGAATAGCGTGTTAGCATCCGACCTGCTGTTCATGAAGCTAATGGCTATTGAACGCATTAACGAGGTCGAAGAAAACTGGCCCAGCCGGACTTCCTCTCCCTTTGTGGCGTTGAATACGATCCGAACTCCCCTGAAGGTGATGCGCTGTTTTTGCTGAAACTTAGCTAGTGCTATAGAGAGGAGATAATGGAAACCTTTGAAGTGGAAGTTCGTTTGATAGATGGCGTCGCTTGCTCCATACTTTCTGGTGGCTTCATTAAATTCCTCATATAACCTGGATTCTTGAGTGTAAGCATTTATAGCCATCAAATGCTCCCTGCGCAATCCTGGTGGCATAATGCAATTTTGCCCCAAGCTTCTGTTTGCAAGTTCCCATACTTCAAGGAAATCTCTTCGGTCTTGCCATTCCTTTCTGATATAATCAATTGCTGCCTGGTCGGTGATGTCGTCCTGGGTGAATACATAAGCGGCCGAATTCTTTGCCATGTCCAGTTTGACACATTTTCCCGTAGCTTTCAGAGCAGACGTTCGCTGGTCTGTGAAAGAAAGTGGATTTTCTTTCGGTCATGCTGCCATACCGTAGATACAAATGTGTCGGATCCCCATtgcctcaattttataaaccctACTAATTCGATGGTGGAAAGCAACTACGTTATTCTGCTATACAATGTACTCTATTGCAATCAGATGGCTGCTTCTACAGCAAGGCTGAACTCGTACCCTGTCATTCCCACTTGTGCCCTTCGGGAGAGACAGCCCATGTAGAATGTCCAAAAGTGGCCAATTTACTGGGAATCAGTATCGGAATCAGACCTTTACTATTGAGGCATAAAATCACGTAGGTGATTCTAGAACTGCAGaaaacattagttaggccacaatGTGCAGTTCCGGAATCCACATTTTAGGAGGGGTGTGATAGCACTGAAGAGAAGATTCAACAAGGTGTCTCTTGTGCTATGATTGATACATCATCAGTAATTAAACATGTCATATAAAGCATGCTCTATCAGTTTTCTATCATTCACTAACTGAGATAAAACATTGACAATTAAGCAGTAATACTTAACATGATACATGCATTATCTGTCATTTACCATGCCCTCACTATGAGCAAGAATTGATAATTAAGTATGTCATGTAACAAAGAAAGCATTCATTACCAATTGTATTCCATGCACTACCTATTATCAAGCATTAATGATTAAATGGTCTCATCCCAATATTTAAGTAAGAAAGCAATATATTTCGTTCCATGCTGAAAAATTTTCCTCCCTGTTAAGCATGAAAGTTTCAGCTATGGACAGACGAGGATTGTTGTCCTTGAAGTAGAATaggggacctgattgaaatgAGTAAAAATATCAGGGATACACATAGGGTAGACTAGAAGAAACAATTCCTCTTGCTGGATGAATTAGTGACCAGGGCATATCTTTAAAATAAGCGGTAGGAGGGTTCAACAAAACGTGATGGAATGCTATTTTACTCAGAAGGTGTTGAGAATCTGGAATCACTGCCTGTATGCTTGGGAGACGCCTAACACCTAAACAgaatttaagaagtatttagatgtataCTTCGATGCCAAGGCAGTTAAGGCTCTGGGTCAAGGCTGGGAAATTGGATTAGAATGGTTAAGGCGTTTTTGTTTTGATTAGCACAGagtcgatgggccaaagggcgtTTTTTTGTGCTATAGACCACGATGACTCTAGACTCAGATAAAAAGAAAGTCAATTATATCGGTCTACCAGGGCGTTAATGTGAAGGTGGGCAAGTTCACATCTGGCAAAACATGAGGCAATATTCACTCTCATTTGACAATCAAGTGATatcattttaaatatttattcaCAATTCAACAGCATTAAATAGTATGGGGCTGTGCGACAAATGTAGTGCAATTTGAAACTGCTCATTGTATTACTGACACAGTCGAAGAGGGCTGTGTAAAGTTCTGGTGGCTTTCACCGTTGGATTTGAAGTATTCAAGAGAATGATCACCATCCTGATTCCTGGAACGAGGTACTTTTATGATGTAAAAAATAGGAAAATCGAAGCACAGGAAAAGGAGTAGTTTATTCATCCCCTCTAGCCTGTTACACCATTTAATGAGATAACCTGCGGTCAAACTGTTGTATACTTGCCATTTGGCCTATATTCATTAAAAGCTTTGGGTgcgggatggagtgagtgagcatgtgagtcagagagtgagagagtgcatgaATGAGGAGAGTGACTTCATGCTTTGAGTGAGCCATACCGTgccagtgagtgagggactgaatggaagCGATGAAtgagtgagtaagtgagtgagagaaagtttGGGAGTGAGTTAGTCAACGAGAACAATGAGTGATTGAACGAATAAATGAAAAGGTGATTAATGAACGAATATTTGGCGCTCAGTTCAAGGCAGTTATATAGTgggagtcagtgagtgagtgtgggagggagtggttGAGGGAGAGCGAGATTGAGTAAGTGAGTGAGAGCTAATGAatgagggatgagagagaacattgaacaatacagcgcagaacaggccctttggcccatgatgttgtgcccaacatttgtcctagcttaagtacgtatccatgtacctatccaattgccgcttaaaggtcaccaatgattctgactctgccactcccacaggcagcgcattccatgcccccaccactctctgggtaaagaacctacctacccctgacatcccccctataccttccacccttcaccttaaatttatgtccccttgtaacactctgttgtacccggggaaaaagtctctgactgtgtactctgtctattcccctgatcatcttataaacctctatcaagtcacccctcatccttcgctgttccaatgagacaaggcctagcactctcaacctatcctcgtacgacctattctccattccaggcaacatcctggtaaatctcctctgcaccctctccaaagcttccacatctttcctaaggtgaggcgaccagaactgcacatagtactccaaatgtggccttaccaaggtcctgtacagctgcaacatcacttcacgactcttgaattcaatccctctgctaatgaacgctaatacaccataggccttcttacaagctctagccacctgagtggcaactttcaaagagctatgaacatagaccccaaaatccctgtgctcctccaccttactaagaaccctacggttaaccctgtattcccatTCTTATTCGTCCTTCCTGTTTCGAAGGGTGACAAAGAATTTAATTAATGGTATAGCAGTGAATATTGTTTAAATAAATATTATTAAGGCTTTCAACCAAGTTCCTCATGGTAcactcatccagaagattaaagTGTATGGGATCCACCATATATTGACCACGttgattcagaattggcttggcATAGACGGTAGAcagtaatagtggaagggtgtttttcaaaGCTAGAGGTCTGTGACTAGCGGTATTCCATACGGATATGTGGTTGGATCGCTGCTGTTTgtgctatatatatatatataaacgaCTTGGTTGAAAATGTACGTGGATGGTAAGATTGCAGACAACACTAATATTGATTGAGATGTGGATAGTATAGCAGTTTGTCAAATGATATAGATCAATTGCAgatatgggtggagaaatggcagatggattttaatccgGGTAAGCGTGTGATGCTCCAAATCAGGGAATTAAATGTTAAGGCATGCaggtatacagttaatggcatgTTGCgaaacagcattgatgtacagagtgATCTTGGGATTCTAGTCCATACTTCCCTGAAAGTCGACACACAGGAGATAGGGTGATAAAAAAAAGACACATGACCTGCTTGACTTTATTGTTTGGGAATTTGAGTGCAATAGCCATGGTGTCATGCAACAGCCTTATAAGACTTTGGCTAGGCCTTACTTGCAGTACTGCATTCAAATATTGTCACCAGTttgcaggaaggatatggaagcattgggCAAGCTGCATGGATTAGATGGTATGAGTGATAACGAGGGGCTGGAAAGATTGGGTTATTTTCCCGGGAGCAGCAGAGGTTGAAGGGAGACtagatagaagtctataaaattatgagatgcataggtaGAGTTGGCAATCAGAATTTAgctcccagagttgaaatgcctAATATTAAGGGGCGTGTACTGAGGATGATCGGGGAGGTGTGAGGGGCATTTTTTTAATACAGAGATTCATAGGAGAGTGGAACACGCTGTcaggagtggtgatggaggcagatgTGATAGGCACGTTTAAGGGACTGTtgataagtgcatgaatatgcGAGGAATGGAGGGGTATATACAAAGGGCAGGCAGAAAGATTTGTTTACTTTTGCGTCATGTTAGGCACAACTTATTGAGCTGAAGGTCTTCTGTTGCTATTCTGTTCTTTAACATAAACAAAAATCGTAGCAATGCCTGTGGGATGAAATCAAACCTAGAATTTCAGTCGAgagacacttcctcagaactgtcaccttctatgttttatgtcctatgactgagtgagtgaggtgaGAGGGTCGGAGAATGAATAAATGCCAGTGCGTAAGGGAGAGTAAGAGTGAGTGAACCCCAGTAGTGAGTGAGCACATGTTATGAGTTAATAAATGAGTGAgctagtgtgagtgagtgaatgtatcagcgagtgagtgagtgaaagGATGAGTGAGGGGGTAAATGAGTGGGTGAGTGCCAGTGagcatgtgagtgagtgtttgacTGAGTGAATGATTTGCCAGTGAGTGTCAATGAGTGTCTGCTAGTGAATAAGTGAACGTGTCAGTGAGTGCTTGAGTAAATGAGTATAAGCCAGTGAGTGTATGACTGTCAAGGAGGAGTGATGAGtcataggtgtgtgtgtgtgtgtgtgtgtgtgtgtgtgtgtgtgtgtgtgtgtgtgtcagtgcatatGGGAGTGAGTGCCAGTGCGTGAGTGAGTGCCAGCGAGTGAGTGCAGTGACTGGCTGGATAGATATTTGAATGCATACATAAGTCCCGGGTAAACTGCAGCATATTGTATGCGGAAGCCTGGTGGTAGGTTTCGAAGCATGTATGGTGGATCAATTTTAGCTCGGGTCAAGGAGCCCAGGTAAGGTAATGCGGTCACATCTGGGGAATTGCACTGCTGGATGAGATTTGGTTGGGAGTGAGGATGATGGGGTGAATACTTCTGCTAATCACTAAGCAGCAGCATAGACTCAGCTTTGGAATAATTTGAGGATACCTCTTAAGTTAACCATCACATCGTGAGCTTAAATCCCCCGACATTGAATTCAGTTTTTAATTTAAAGGACAGGATCATGGCattggaaagaaaaaaaacagaaagcatGGGGAATCCCAGCATTTGTACAGAGGGACAAGCAAAGAGTAACGGTTTTGAGGCCTGTGACACTTTGAAACAGTGCATTTGTGCAGACGAGGATTTCCAATGTTTCTGAGTGCACCATGTTGTCTCTACAGACAGTGATCTGTCACTGTGGCGATAATTTAATATCAGCACCAGAGTATTAGAGAAATTCATACAGCGACAACGTTCCAAAAGTGAATGTCATAAATATTACAATGCATGATGTTCATAAGACTGTGGGGAAATGAAAGAGTAATAGTTGGCTTACTCGGTTAACCGTTCCATTATGCACAATCAGATCCTTACTTGTTGTGTCTTATTATGCTCTTATTATCATTGAAGGTTGTTGGCAGGTAGATTGGAACCCAACAGCGAGATAAAGAAGAAGAGTGACTGCACTGCAAGGTTTAATttagctttctctccacagacgtttGCCAAATATGCTGGGTTTATCCAGCAAACTCTGCTTTTCGTTTTAGATTTCCGGCGTCTacaattcttttttttttaatttattgCACAAATAAGAGAAATACACTCCTATTGGCACCCACCAATCGATAATCACAGAAACCTGGTTCAGGCAACTCTGTGGATTTTTGTTTTTTGTGCTGTATTTATTAAGAAAGGAAAATTACATAATACAAACTTGTTTTCACATAGTTCTGAAAACGAGCAGACTGTCTAATTTGTAATTGGATGTTAAAAGAGACGAAATAAGAACAATGAAATCTCTTATTGGTTAGAATAATTATGCTGAATTAAAAGAGCTTTGACAGGAGTAATCTTCTTCAAAAATGTTAATGCCCAAAGTTCTTGCTTGGTTTGGCTGCAGgcgagagtattgtgtgcagatttgcAAGACACATCATAGGAGAGATGAGACATAACTAGACGGGGTGCAGAGGGTATTTAACAGGATGTTTCCTTGTGCTCGagaatttcagttatgaagagagattggacacacTGGGTGATATAGACATAAAGTCATAGTCCCGATGCCAATCAGGCATCCAAATCTGATctggtcccatttgtcagcatttggcccatgcccatctaaacccttcctatgcatgcACCCATTCAGGATGTTTTTTAAAATATGCTCATTTCAACAATGCACCAACCTCAGCATGACAGTATTACCcctactccccccacccccgccctagATGCTTTCTAAATCAGCCCCCTCTCCTTAAACCATTGACAACTAGTCTTGGACTCTTCAACCCAGGATAAATGACCTTGGCTAAATGACCTCGTTCTTGCCGTCACCATCCGACGAAAAAggctctgattatcttatgtgtgctcaattaagtcacctctcaaacatTTTATCCTCTAACGAAAGtcactcagcctttcctcataagacaattcctcagtaccaggcaacaccctagtaaatgtcctctgaaccTTTCACAAAGCTTCCACTTCCTTCCTATAAcgcggtgatcagaactgtacacaataaaccaagtgtggccacaccagagttttagACAGTTGCAGCATCAACTCGTGGCGTGAAACACAGTCCTTCTACCAATAAAGGctcacacaccgtatgccttctaaACAAACTTATCAACCTGAGTtgcaactttcagtgatctatacacatgaacaccgagatctctctactcatctactCTACCAAGACTCTTAACATTTGCCCTGTGTTCTTTATTCTGTTGatcattccaaagtgaatcatcacaCACTCTTCCACAATAATCTCCTTTGctacctctcagtccagctctgcagcttatctatgtccctctgtaacctgcaatatagaacatagaacattacagcgcggtacaggcccttcggcactcgaTGTTGAGCCAGCCAGTCataacaatctgaagcccatctaacctacactattccatgtacgtccatatatgtatacaatgacgacttaaatgcacttaaagttggcgaatctacgacCATTGCAGGAAAATCATTCTATACtctgactactctctgagtaaagaaactacctatgacatctgtcctatatctatcacccctcaatttaaagctatgccccctcgtgttcGCCATcgccatacttggaaaaagggtcTCCCTTTCCACCCTATCCAACCTTCTGAATAGCTTATATgtatctattaagtcacctctcaaccttcttctctctaatgaaaacagcctcaagtccctcagactttcctcgcAAGACcgcccctccataccaggcaatatccgagtaaatctcctctgcaccctttccaaatcttccacatctttcttacaatgtggtgaccagaactgtacacaatactccaagagtggccacaccagagttttgtacagctgtagcataacctcatggttccggaactcgatccctccattaataaaagttaaaacactgtgtgccttcttaacaaccctgtcaacctgggtggcagctttcaaggatctgtgtacctggacaccgagatctctctactcatctacactaccaagaatcttaccattagtacagtcctttgcattctggttactccgataaaataaatcacctcacacttgtccgcattaaactccatttgccacctcttagcccagctcttcagcttacctatgtctctctgtgacctacaacatccttcgtcactatccacaattcgaccgaccttagtgttgtctgcaaatttctaacccacccttctacgccctgaTCCAGttagtttataaaaatgacgaagagcagtgg
Encoded proteins:
- the LOC140468516 gene encoding NAD(P)(+)--arginine ADP-ribosyltransferase 1-like; its protein translation is MMRMQLLWKILLLSLCLQNQRTSALKATGKCVKLDMAKNSAAYVFTQDDITDQAAIDYIRKEWQDRRDFLEVWELANRSLGQNCIMPPGLRREHLMAINAYTQESRLYEEFNEATRKYGASDAIYQTNFHFKGFHYLLSIALAKFQQKQRITFRGVRIVFNATKGEEVRLGQFSSTSLMRSIAISFMNSRSDANTLFEIRTRLGVLIREFSDMEHEEEVMIPPTEVFEVEDTPQWEKKGSKKWIKIKLVSRRSKGIRVTVDTCNGAFKVKRRNINCSKLGQLLRGIEPSCISN